From Halotia branconii CENA392, the proteins below share one genomic window:
- the lexA gene encoding transcriptional repressor LexA, translated as MESLTQAQQELYEWLAEYIKIHQHSPSIRQMMQAMNLKSPAPIQSRLEHLRTKGYIEWTEGKARTIRILHSTKQGIPILGTIAAGGLIEPFTDAVDHLDFSSLTLPAKTYALRVTGDSMIEDLIADGDVVFLLPVPEPDHLKNGTIIAARVDGYGTTLKRFYRNGDRVTLKPANRKYNPIEVSAVQVQVQGSLIGVWRGY; from the coding sequence ATGGAAAGTCTAACACAAGCTCAACAAGAACTTTATGAATGGCTGGCAGAATATATTAAAATACACCAGCATTCACCTTCTATTCGGCAAATGATGCAGGCAATGAACCTGAAATCACCAGCGCCCATTCAAAGTCGTTTAGAACATTTACGCACCAAAGGATATATTGAATGGACTGAAGGTAAAGCGCGAACTATTCGGATTTTACATTCTACTAAGCAAGGTATCCCGATTTTGGGCACAATCGCTGCTGGTGGTTTAATAGAACCATTTACTGATGCTGTAGATCATTTAGATTTTTCTAGTCTCACATTACCTGCTAAAACTTATGCTTTGCGGGTAACTGGCGACAGCATGATTGAAGACTTAATTGCCGATGGAGATGTAGTGTTTCTGTTGCCAGTACCAGAACCAGATCATCTCAAAAATGGCACAATTATTGCTGCTAGAGTTGACGGATACGGCACTACGTTGAAGCGTTTTTATCGAAACGGCGATCGCGTGACTCTAAAACCTGCTAATCGTAAGTACAATCCCATTGAAGTATCCGCTGTGCAAGTGCAGGTACAAGGTTCTCTCATTGGTGTTTGGCGCGGTTACTGA
- a CDS encoding DEAD/DEAH box helicase family protein → MYLTRNPVQQLPSFRLKLPFAKESKGSYQTQQPLPGCPRLPPSLQLRQYQRQAITNWFSNNGRGTLKMATGSGKTITALAIACELYQQINLQVLLVVCPYRHLVTQWARECEKFNLQPILAFENLRTWQSQLSTQLYNLRSGSQQFVTVITTNSTLIGDGFQSQLKYFPAKTLIIGDEAHNLGAPKLEESLPRRVGLRLALSATPERYFDDCGTQSLFDYFGSVLQPEFTLKDAISQSALVHYLYYPILVELTETESIAYLKLTKKIGRSLLYRQREHGETKIFEDHEDLKPLLMQRARLIGAAENKLNALRDLMVTRRETTHTLFYCSDGSQEIGQRSSLRQLKAVAKILGVELGYKVSTYTAHTSLDERENLRRQFESGGLQGLVAIRCLDESPVDLTAIAFILLCSFVLTLELF, encoded by the coding sequence ATGTACCTGACACGAAATCCAGTGCAGCAACTGCCCTCTTTCCGGCTGAAATTACCATTTGCCAAAGAAAGTAAGGGTAGTTACCAAACTCAACAACCACTACCAGGATGTCCCAGACTTCCTCCATCTTTGCAATTGCGGCAATATCAGCGACAAGCTATTACTAATTGGTTTAGCAATAATGGCAGAGGAACGCTGAAAATGGCTACTGGTAGTGGTAAAACTATTACAGCATTAGCGATCGCTTGTGAACTTTACCAGCAGATTAACTTACAAGTCTTGTTAGTAGTTTGTCCCTACCGTCATCTTGTCACCCAATGGGCGCGAGAATGTGAAAAATTTAATTTGCAGCCTATCTTAGCTTTTGAAAATTTACGCACTTGGCAAAGTCAACTTTCCACGCAACTTTATAATCTGCGTTCTGGTTCTCAGCAATTCGTCACGGTAATTACTACCAACTCCACATTAATTGGAGATGGTTTTCAATCTCAACTCAAATATTTTCCCGCGAAAACTCTAATTATTGGCGATGAGGCGCATAATTTAGGCGCACCCAAATTAGAAGAAAGTCTGCCGCGGCGGGTGGGGTTGCGGTTAGCTTTATCTGCTACCCCAGAAAGGTATTTTGATGACTGTGGTACTCAATCGTTATTTGATTACTTTGGTTCAGTGTTGCAACCAGAGTTCACTTTGAAGGATGCAATTTCTCAAAGTGCTTTAGTGCATTATTTGTATTATCCAATTTTGGTGGAGTTAACTGAAACCGAAAGCATTGCCTATTTAAAACTAACAAAAAAGATCGGGCGATCGCTATTATATCGACAACGAGAACATGGAGAAACAAAAATTTTTGAAGACCATGAAGATTTAAAGCCATTATTGATGCAACGAGCTAGATTAATTGGTGCGGCAGAAAATAAATTAAATGCCTTGCGAGATTTAATGGTAACTCGCCGCGAAACCACTCATACACTTTTTTATTGCAGCGATGGTTCACAAGAAATAGGACAGCGTTCATCCTTGCGTCAACTAAAAGCCGTTGCCAAAATTTTAGGTGTAGAATTGGGATATAAAGTCAGCACCTACACCGCCCACACTTCTTTAGACGAACGAGAAAACTTACGTCGTCAATTTGAAAGTGGTGGACTGCAAGGTTTGGTGGCAATTCGCTGTTTAGATGAATCCCCAGTAGACCTAACTGCGATC